The genomic stretch CCATCAATTatcctcttccttttctaaCCTATGTTTTTCAGGCTCACTTTATCTGGAGCGTCTATTGATACGTACAGCTGCGTTACTGGCACCAAACTCTCCACTTTCTTCGGGAACTGCGCGTTCGTCACCTACGTGCCATTTAACTTCGCAGCACTCACCAGGAACGTCGAAATCTCATTCTTGTGAAGCTCTTCTATGAGCTCGTTGATTTGTGGGTACATTATTGGCTCTCCTACCAGCGACAGTGCGCAGTGCCTTATTTTCAGTGCTTCGTTGAATCTTTCCATCTTAGTGTCGAATATTCCTCTGAGCTCctttatcagcttcaggtgtGCTTTGATTGACTCTGACACTATGAACTCTGCTTCGTCTGTTTCCCACTTCCACTTCGTTCCCACTGGGTTTGTGTGATGTCTCCAGCAGAAGACGCACTTGTTTGCGCAGGCTAGACTTGGCGTCATTTCCATGCACTGGTTCGAGTTGATTCCGTAGAAGGTGTGCTTGTAGCATCCTCCGTGTCCCCTAACCTAACACCATAAGTCTGTTGAACTTACTCTTGATTTGGTCCATCTGCACAACTTAACTGCGCTGTGTTCTCCTACAAGTCTGTATCCCTGCTTTATCAGTCTTTTCCTCTGCGTTGGTGTCGTCATTTGTCTATTCGATTCTCCCAGATTCTCTATATCCCCTTCTGAATCCTCATCCTCATCTTCGTCAGACTCAATATCTTCAGAGTCCTCCTTGTGGTTCTCTTCACTCCTATTTGACTGTTCTCcgttttttaaactctCCAAATATGATTCCTTTTTTTCTGCTATGTAGTCGATCATTGATAATATTTGGCCAATGTCTCCATTCTTGATATAGAAATTGTCATCTACCAACAATTTAAACCCTAAATCTGTGAATAGCTTCttcaaatttgtaataaacTGATCAGAATGAGTGGAATCCTCGGTTGAATCGTCTTGAAGAACAAAAACTACTTGTGAATTCACAAAATCGCTCTTGTCAACTCTAAAATCACACAGCCAATCGTTCAAGGTGTTTTCTAGCTTAATTATATCCGAATTTCTTTTGCGATGTTCAAAAATGAACATAAGGGTCCTTAATTCATTCTTGTGGGTTGAACAACAGCcattttttacaatatttttggGTCCGTGATCCATTTTAATCCCATTtgtcaatttatttatgtttccATGTTCCGATTCTGTTTTAAATTCTAGAAACGAGGTCAATGGTATACATCTagttttacatttaatatttaaatattcgAGAGCAATCTCTGAGGCCAATTTTTGGCTATTGAACTCTATACTACATTCATTTGAAAAAACTATTGTAACGTCCTCCGAAAATTCGgatttcattttatatattactcAAATTGACTAAATGGTTGATGCAGGAATCCCAACTTGATAACAACGTCGAaatttattacacataatataaattattaatgaaATATGACGTGATACgaattgtatttattattattttatctgCTGATTTACACTCCTCAGCACTTTATCTAAATCATAATTTTAGTGGAAGGCTGAAACACAACTTTTATTCCTTCCGCTATTTGTACATTACACAGCCAAATATTTCACACTGGAAACCAAGTAATATTCGtgaaaaatatgtaaatgcCAGAGAAACAGCTGGTAGAGCCTCGATTCTGTCTGCTCTCAACCCCAAGAATGCTGAGTTACACCCTGAATCCCTTAGTGGAGTAGAACCTAAGATAACTCCCGAAGAGCTGGAAAAACTTAAGAAGAAAGGTTTGCTGGACGGAGATGTCAAGAGTTGGAGAAACTGGCACATTGTAACCAGAGGTAGAACGCTCGTTTTCCATGATTCTGTAGGAGAATGGGATGACATTGGGACTAAAATGCTTCCAGAGGCTGACAAAAACTTGAAGATTACGGAACCGTACGCTCTGAGAAAGCCGCTCAAGTATTGGGGATTTTTGAGGGGAATAGTAAGGCCCGTGTGCAGATATGACTTTTAGGACGACAACATAATGTCGTATCCGATCATGCAGGAGTACTACCGGGACACCTACGGGAAAATAGACGTCCACGAACACGGAGGGAATAATCCCCTCTACAACCCGTTGCTGTTCCAGCCGTTCTATGGGATGGACAAGGACCGCAAGGGCATCGGATACCACGCGCCCATGCTGTTCAAGGGCTGGATTGGAGGGGACAAGAATACCCCAACCAAGGTCAAGGAGGCGAGCGATATCATAAGGATACCTGACAGCGGTAAGTCGGACTGAGATATGTAGTTTTTAGGGAGGCTGTACCAAAAGTTTTACATGGGACCCTACCCTGTCACCATGGGATGGACCATAGGGTCACTGCTGAAGGTGATGACACTGTCCAGGTGCCCTGGCCACGCAATAGTTGCGCTCAAAATCCATAATATGGAAAAGGATACGACGGTGCCAGGCGTCCACgacgacctgctgaacataGCCTTGAACTTGAAATCGGTACTTGCCTGAAATTTAACACCTCGTAGGTTTCGTTGCAGACCCTGGAACCAGGCAGGGAAGCGCGAGTGAGGACCTTGATTAAGGGGCCTGCCATGCTGTGCGCAGGAGCTCTAGAATGGCCCCCGTTCGTCAAGGTGGCGAACCCTGAGACGTATATCACGAAGCTCGATGAGGGCGCGGAGTTAGACCTGGAGATAAAGATTGAATGGGGACGGGGCTTTTGGATAGCTGACACCAAGGGTAAGCGATCTATATAGCCCAGAAACGGAGCACGATTGACCGCTCTTAGGGCTCTACCGGACTGAGGAGGGCGCGGACTCCCTGTGCCACAAGAGGAGGAACATAAAGGAggtggacgaggaggacttCTATCCGACCAGCTGCGTCTTCGGAGGATGCAGAATGATACGGCTGTCAGTGCATAAGCTGATGGGCCAGAGGTGGTGTGCAATGTAGGTGGCAAGCGTGACTAAATTGACTTAGGACGTATACGTGCCCAGATCCCATGGATCAGCTGGTCGTAGAGATATGGACCGACGTGTCGACGACGCCCAAGGACGTGCTGGACTTCGGCCTGACTGAAGTGATCGCCTGGATCACTGAGCTGAAGAGGCAGATCTCCCACGACGTGGACTTTGAAAACGAAGATGAGCAGCTGAAGGGTAAAAATTAGCAGCACTATTCGTACTTAGACTCCATCTAGCCCGAGTTAATGACTGATTGCAGACGTGTGGGAAAAGATTGACAAGTACGGGTCACTCAAACACAGGCAGGAGCTTATGGGCGGTCCACCGGTGGTGCCTCTGCACGAATCTGGCATTATTCCCAACTTAAAGGAGAGCGACTGCCACTATCTGCACCCTGGCGATCACAAAAGGATCCCGCAGGCTCCCTTTTCGCTCCCAAATGACAGACCAGATGTACGGGTCGCAGATATCCCCTTACTCATCTTCCTAGCTAGTTCCACATTTACCAGTTATGATTCGATTCTATAGTTGCTATTTGGACTGACACTaagatttatattaatttattagagACCCAGTCTGGACACGTTGCAATGGCTAGCCGAGCAGCTTCAGAGTGAAGAGTACGAGGACGAGTCGGAAATAAATGCGAAGAACTATGAAAAATTCGTGCCCAAACCCGTGGAAGATACCTTTGAAAACAAGGACATTGACCTTCTGCCAGTAAACGCGGAAATGATTGCATCGCTTAGAATGGTAACTTCTCATAAATAGCTACTGGTGCCGGTAATGCTATCATCACTGCGTATCTTAACTTACCTTTATTTAGAGCGGCTTTAACACCATGTCTGACATCATGGGCTTTACCGTCGAGGAGCTGTCTCACTACCCAGGGTTTACGGTGGATGCCGCCAGGAGCATTAAAAGCTTCCTCGATGAGAACAGAACACCTAATGTTTAATTACTTAACTTCACGCATTCACACTTTAACTAACATGCGTAGTGCGTGTAAATAGCACTTGACACAGCGACTAGGTCGTTAACGTGTATGAGCGTGCTACATTAGCTTAAAGTCGGTTTCCATGGACGGGTCGTGGAGTACCACCAAGTCGAACTGCGAGCTTCCGTTTAGGTCCGTCACCGTCATGATCGACGAGTCGGCGACCCCGTAAAAGGCCAGGCTGTTTTTCCTAATCGCCTCCGCGTACTTCTCGTCCTC from Theileria orientalis strain Shintoku DNA, chromosome 1, complete genome encodes the following:
- a CDS encoding tRNA wybutosine-synthesizing protein 1 homolog, coding for MKSEFSEDVTIVFSNECSIEFNSQKLASEIALEYLNIKCKTRCIPLTSFLEFKTESEHGNINKLTNGIKMDHGPKNIVKNGCCSTHKNELRTLMFIFEHRKRNSDIIKLENTLNDWLCDFRVDKSDFVNSQVVFVLQDDSTEDSTHSDQFITNLKKLFTDLGFKLLVDDNFYIKNGDIGQILSMIDYIAEKKESYLESLKNGEQSNRSEENHKEDSEDIESDEDEDEDSEGDIENLGESNRQMTTPTQRKRLIKQGYRLVGEHSAVKLCRWTKSRVRGHGGCYKHTFYGINSNQCMEMTPSLACANKCVFCWRHHTNPVGTKWKWETDEAEFIVSESIKAHLKLIKELRGIFDTKMERFNEALKIRHCALSLVGEPIMYPQINELIEELHKNEISTFLVTNAQFPKKVESLVPVTQLYVSIDAPDKVSLKNIDRPLFRDFWERFLRCVENLKDRKERTVFRLTLVRNFNMTEQKTEIEGYANLMKLGEPDFVEIKAVTFCGTVHDNAITMKNVPWHDEVVEYARALVNIDDYVRDHYDLVCEHRHSCCVLIAKKSYFVNGKWNTWIDYPMFNKLVTSGREFTGLDYSCETPEWALFGSPEEGFDPEDTRLEVFVNKTM
- a CDS encoding DNA-directed RNA polymerase subunit alpha produces the protein MKYDVIRIVFIIILSADLHSSALYLNHNFSGRLKHNFYSFRYLYITQPNISHWKPSNIREKYVNARETAGRASILSALNPKNAELHPESLSGVEPKITPEELEKLKKKGLLDGDVKSWRNWHIVTRGRTLVFHDSVGEWDDIGTKMLPEADKNLKITEPYALRKPLKYWGFLRGIDDNIMSYPIMQEYYRDTYGKIDVHEHGGNNPLYNPLLFQPFYGMDKDRKGIGYHAPMLFKGWIGGDKNTPTKVKEASDIIRIPDSGRLYQKFYMGPYPVTMGWTIGSLLKVMTLSRCPGHAIVALKIHNMEKDTTVPGVHDDLLNIALNLKSVSLQTLEPGREARVRTLIKGPAMLCAGALEWPPFVKVANPETYITKLDEGAELDLEIKIEWGRGFWIADTKGLYRTEEGADSLCHKRRNIKEVDEEDFYPTSCVFGGCRMIRLSVHKLMGQRWCAMTYTCPDPMDQLVVEIWTDVSTTPKDVLDFGLTEVIAWITELKRQISHDVDFENEDEQLKDVWEKIDKYGSLKHRQELMGGPPVVPLHESGIIPNLKESDCHYLHPGDHKRIPQAPFSLPNDRPDRPSLDTLQWLAEQLQSEEYEDESEINAKNYEKFVPKPVEDTFENKDIDLLPVNAEMIASLRMSGFNTMSDIMGFTVEELSHYPGFTVDAARSIKSFLDENRTPNV